In Cotesia glomerata isolate CgM1 linkage group LG3, MPM_Cglom_v2.3, whole genome shotgun sequence, one genomic interval encodes:
- the LOC123261155 gene encoding uncharacterized protein LOC123261155 — protein MRVTRYFAVKVIIVILNLLTVCHPYPSSVGIENDKNEEIKKSFKQKSKNIRFNNVNITLHRNIKINLKRFDRSVDSKSPELGAMDPLTHDDLNLSEILVTSSPAETTQQNNSCCGQKINLYFKTTVSIIKQWLDSLVDDCNKVNEILTFETTKKSDIENIRYCCTELKGNYFKLFKSVISALKKLQIDNHSAINNTCPILAGLEKIKNNIITFTQRPNKIMMMNNPFDNLLKRFPGMSETTNKVPQNNSNSMTNHENTGLNKVIENLWNVPQKIKVSIEELINNIRKNLIPGSCQKLQGSTDGNTSDHVDNRYHSSIHQKLPFLNPFENVLKLRTILNFPFNNPILQVFNNLRDLPQQIKEIIDEQISNIRDIFTKNDCKEVAEMTNNDSGSTNSSDSSTHEKLSTQEPSNGLLKNWFNSSMSRKSTVNNPFSQALNNLHNIPQKIRKSIDDVISNIRHILTSGKYKESKVIPNHSNLVTNSSVQNNISVENPFRNKLEFPSLLKSPFNNPFSQVFDNLRNLLQQIRETIDEQISHIRNLFTKNNCKELTAMANNDSGGNNSSDSSTHEKLSTQEPSNGFMKNWFGSPITEKSIVNNPFSQAFDNLSNILQRIRKSIDELISKIRNILILEKSKGLENKINHTPTNPVTDSSDAVVHETTPSSKPGDVLTVMTDSPVGKILSLGPLCGLFNKLINSSTTSKDPITSSTNPFLQAFDHLRNSSKKMQKSIGEQISHLRNIFTKNNHQESKTIANSDTAHPNADNNSNNFFNMLFKDMRKTSTPVKVLSHNSQLFGKNIDEISTNIRNFFVPQEPKTEIDIFDPSHIYKMLSSSPFVLNELFTNIFKSLSDTKSSGHYNYFSAARDILHNLGKDARKSISALFGGVQHMLIPHIRKGHKKQPTATKILIQQPYYELFKKQLYHKPLSLPTRKILPFSSSFHKDKLFSRSRSDSSKYNFLKKFL, from the coding sequence ATAAATCTAAAAAGATTCGATCGAAGCGTTGACTCGAAATCACCGGAATTAGGAGCAATGGATCCACTTACTCatgatgatttaaatttaagtgaaaTCCTTGTAACGAGTTCTCCTGCGGAAACAACTCAGCAAAACAATTCATGCTgtggtcaaaaaattaatttgtacttTAAAACTACAGttagtattattaaacaatGGCTCGATAGTCTAGTTGATGATTGTAATAaagtaaatgaaatattaacgTTCGAAACGACTAAAAAATCAGATATTGAAAACATAAGATACTGCTGTACAGAGCTTAAAggtaattatttcaaattattcaaGTCGGTTATAAGTGCTTTAAAAAAGCTACAAATTGATAATCATTCTGCTATCAATAACACTTGTCCAATTTTGGCTggattggaaaaaattaagaataatataataactttTACTCAACGGccgaataaaataatgatgatgaataATCCATTcgataatttgttaaaaagaTTCCCGGGTATGTCTGAAACAACTAATAAAGTACcacaaaataattcaaactcAATGACAAATCATGAAAATACTGgtttaaataaagtaatagaAAACTTATGGAACGTAccacaaaaaattaaagtgtCCATTGAGGAGCTAATTAATAacatcagaaaaaatttaatcccaGGAAGTTGTCAAAAACTACAAGGATCGACAGACGGTAATACTAGTGATCACGTTGATAATCGATATCATTCGTCTATCCACCAAAAACTTCCCTTCTTAAATCCTTTCGAGAATGTATTGAAGTTAcgcacaattttaaattttccatttaataaTCCAATTTTACAAGTATTCAATAATCTACGTGATTTACCACAACAAATTAAGGAGATAATTGATGAACAGATTAGTAATATTAGAGATATATTCACGAAGAATGACTGTAAAGAAGTTGCAGAAATGACAAATAACGATTCTGGAAGTACAAATTCATCTGATTCTTCTACTCATGAAAAACTTTCTACCCAAGAACCTTCAAATGGCTTATTGAAGAACTGGTTCAACTCTTCAATGAGTAGAAAATCTACGGTCAATAATCCATTTTCACAAGCATTAAATAATCTACATAATATACCacagaaaataagaaaatcgatcGATGATGTAATTAGCAACATTAGACATATTTTAACCTCAGGAAAATATAAAGAATCTAAAGTTATACCAAACCACAGTAACCTGGTAACGAATTCATCTGTTCAGAACAATATTTCAGTCGAGAATCCTTTCAGGAATAAATTAGAATTTCCATCATTACTGAAGTCTCCATTTAATAATCCATTTTCGCAGGTATTTGATAATCTTCGTAATTTACTACAACAAATTAGAGAAACGATAGACGAACAGATTAGTCATATTAGAAACCTATTTACGAAAAACAACTGTAAAGAACTTACAGCAATGGCAAATAACGATTCTGGAGGAAATAATTCATCTGATTCTTCTACTCATGAAAAACTTTCTACCCAAGAACCTTCAAATGGCTTTATGAAGAACTGGTTTGGCTCTCCAATCACTGAAAAATCTATAGTCAATAATCCATTCTCACAAGCATTCGATAATCTAAGCAACATACTACAAAGAATAAGAAAGTCGATTGATGAATTGATTagtaaaattagaaatattctGATTCTAGAGAAATCTAAAGgactagaaaataaaataaaccacACACCTACTAATCCGGTTACTGATTCATCGGATGCAGTTGTACACGAAACGACCCCATCCTCAAAACCTGGAGATGTATTAACAGTTATGACTGATAGCCCtgtaggaaaaattttatctctagGTCCCTTATGTGGATTGTTCAATAAACTAATTAACTCTTCAACGACTTCGAAAGATCCGATAACTTCATCTACGAACCCATTTTTACAAGCCTTCGATCATTTACGGAATTCgtcaaaaaaaatgcaaaagtcAATTGGTGAACAAATTTCTCATTTGCGAAACATATTCACGAAAAATAATCATCAAGAATCAAAAACTATAGCCAACAGCGATACTGCTCATCCTAATGCTGACAATAattcgaataattttttcaatatgctttttaaagatatgagaaAAACTTCGACACCCGTGAAAGTCTTATCTCATAATTCACAGctatttggaaaaaatattgatgaaatttCGACTAATATTAGAAACTTTTTTGTGCCTCAAGAACCAAAGACAGAAATAGATATCTTCGATCCTtctcatatttataaaatgcTTTCATCGTCACCATTTGtgttaaatgaattatttacaaatatatttaaatcttTATCTGATACCAAATCATCTggtcattataattatttttctgcgGCACGCGATATACTCCATAATTTAGGGAAAGATGCGAGAAAATCAATTAGTGCACTATTTGGTGGTGTTCAGCACATGCTTATACCACATATACGAAAAGGACACAAAAAGCAACCAACggctacaaaaattttaattcaacagccatattatgaattatttaaaaaacaattgtatCATAAACCATTGTCATTGCCAACTCGTAAAATTTTACCATTTTCCTCATCGTTTCATAAAGACAAATTATTTTCTCGATCACGAAGTGACTCctctaaatataattttctaaaaaaatttttgtaa